One stretch of Filifactor alocis ATCC 35896 DNA includes these proteins:
- a CDS encoding VirB4-like conjugal transfer ATPase, CD1110 family, with the protein MFTINRKEKAKEKNKSQKEKLIIGGVDARLGRTEKQRLTLAVKKAKRDGKIPKSAQQTIAYQEIYPDGLCKVKDKLYTKTMQFSDINYQLARPEDKTQIFELWCDFFNYMDPSIKIQLSFVNEYVNRMDYEKSIDIPKREDGFDDVRKEYSEMLSAQLGKGNNGLIRKKYLTFGIYAEDMKTARLRLERIEADLIGNMKALGVKARTLSGLERLKVLHNAFHPGGQEKLRFAWDSIVKTGLSTKDFISPSSFDFRDSKTFHMGSTLGAVSFVQIIAPELNDRMLSDLLNLDSASTVTFHIRSLNQAEAIKAVKRKLTDIEKGKIEEQKKAVRSGYDMDVLPPDLITYAQEAKNLLNSLQSHNERLFLVTMLIMNTSESRKKLENSIFQTAGIVQKHNCSLKRLDFLQEQGLMSSLPIGENHIEIERSLTTSSIAIFIPFTTEELFMDGESLYYGLNALSHNLIMADRKRLKNPNGLFLGVPGSGKSFAAKREIVNAFLITEDDVIISDPEAEYAPLVNRLGGQVVKLSPVSKHYVNPMDINPDYSDEEDPLTLKSDFILSLCELIVGGKDGLQPVEKTIIDRCTRLVYRNYLTDPKPKNMPILGDLHALLKEQPEAEAARIATALEIYVTGSLNVFNHRTNVNLNNRLICYDIKELGKALKKIAMLILQDQVWNRVTLNRAAHKTTWFYQDEFHLMLKDEQTAAYSVEVWKRFRKWGGVPSGLTQNIKDLLASREIENIFENSDFIYMLSQAAGDRAILAKQLGISPTQLSYVTHSNPGEGLLFYGNTIIPFVDHFPHNHLYSIMTTRPEDLMEAADEEK; encoded by the coding sequence TTGTTTACCATAAACAGAAAAGAAAAAGCGAAAGAAAAAAATAAATCCCAAAAAGAAAAACTTATTATCGGCGGAGTGGATGCAAGGCTTGGCAGAACAGAGAAACAAAGGCTCACCCTTGCCGTGAAAAAAGCAAAGAGAGACGGGAAGATCCCGAAAAGTGCCCAGCAGACAATCGCCTATCAGGAGATCTATCCCGACGGCTTATGCAAAGTCAAGGATAAGCTCTATACAAAGACAATGCAGTTTTCGGATATTAACTACCAACTGGCTCGCCCGGAGGATAAGACACAAATATTTGAGCTGTGGTGTGATTTTTTCAACTATATGGATCCTTCCATCAAGATTCAGCTTTCTTTTGTGAACGAATATGTGAACCGAATGGATTACGAAAAATCCATCGACATTCCAAAAAGAGAGGACGGCTTCGACGATGTGAGGAAGGAATACTCGGAAATGCTCTCTGCACAGCTCGGAAAGGGAAATAACGGACTGATCCGAAAGAAATATCTGACCTTCGGTATCTATGCGGAAGATATGAAAACCGCGAGGCTTCGTTTGGAACGTATTGAAGCGGATCTCATAGGAAACATGAAGGCACTCGGAGTAAAGGCACGAACACTTTCCGGTTTGGAACGCTTAAAAGTATTGCATAATGCCTTTCACCCCGGCGGACAGGAGAAACTTCGCTTTGCTTGGGATTCCATCGTCAAGACGGGACTATCCACCAAAGACTTTATCAGTCCGTCCTCTTTTGATTTCAGAGATTCCAAGACCTTTCATATGGGAAGCACTTTGGGAGCGGTATCCTTTGTTCAGATTATTGCTCCCGAATTAAATGATCGTATGCTCTCAGACCTCTTAAATCTTGACAGTGCCTCGACGGTTACCTTTCATATCCGCTCTTTAAATCAGGCGGAGGCAATCAAGGCAGTCAAGAGAAAACTTACCGACATCGAAAAAGGGAAGATTGAAGAACAGAAAAAAGCGGTACGCTCGGGCTATGATATGGATGTGCTGCCTCCTGACTTAATCACTTATGCACAGGAAGCGAAAAATCTTCTGAACAGCCTGCAATCCCACAATGAGAGACTGTTTCTTGTAACCATGCTCATTATGAATACCTCGGAAAGCAGAAAGAAGCTGGAAAACAGTATTTTTCAGACAGCAGGCATTGTGCAAAAGCATAATTGCAGTCTAAAACGTCTGGATTTTTTGCAGGAACAGGGACTGATGAGCAGTCTTCCGATTGGAGAAAATCATATCGAGATTGAGAGAAGTCTTACGACAAGCAGCATAGCCATCTTTATTCCTTTTACTACGGAGGAGCTTTTTATGGATGGGGAGTCCTTATACTATGGCTTAAATGCTCTCTCACATAATTTGATCATGGCGGATCGAAAACGCCTGAAAAACCCCAACGGATTATTTTTAGGTGTTCCGGGATCGGGAAAAAGCTTTGCGGCAAAAAGAGAAATCGTAAACGCTTTTTTGATTACAGAGGATGATGTCATCATTTCGGATCCGGAAGCGGAGTATGCTCCCCTTGTCAATCGCTTAGGCGGTCAGGTGGTAAAGCTCTCTCCGGTCTCCAAGCACTATGTCAATCCGATGGATATTAACCCCGACTACTCCGATGAGGAGGATCCCCTTACCTTAAAGAGTGATTTTATTCTTTCTCTGTGTGAACTTATCGTTGGAGGAAAAGACGGACTTCAACCGGTGGAAAAAACCATTATTGATCGCTGCACCCGTCTGGTTTACAGAAATTATCTCACGGATCCGAAACCGAAGAATATGCCGATACTGGGAGACCTGCATGCACTCTTAAAAGAGCAGCCGGAAGCCGAGGCGGCAAGGATTGCCACCGCACTGGAAATCTATGTTACCGGTTCCCTAAACGTATTCAATCACCGTACCAATGTCAACCTGAACAATCGCCTTATCTGCTATGACATCAAGGAACTTGGAAAGGCGCTTAAAAAAATCGCAATGCTGATTTTACAGGATCAGGTCTGGAACAGAGTTACCTTAAACCGAGCGGCACATAAAACAACATGGTTTTATCAGGATGAATTTCACCTGATGCTAAAGGACGAGCAAACGGCCGCTTATTCCGTGGAGGTATGGAAAAGATTTCGTAAGTGGGGCGGCGTTCCGAGCGGTTTAACCCAGAACATCAAGGATCTTTTGGCTTCTCGTGAGATAGAAAATATCTTTGAGAACTCGGACTTTATCTATATGCTCTCACAGGCGGCGGGCGACCGAGCGATCCTTGCAAAGCAGCTGGGCATTTCCCCGACGCAGCTATCCTATGTCACACACTCGAATCCGGGCGAAGGTCTCTTGTTCTATGGAAATACCATTATTCCGTTTGTTGATCATTTTCCGCATAACCATCTTTATTCCATTATGACGACACGACCGGAAGATCTTATGGAGGCAGCCGATGAAGAAAAATAA
- a CDS encoding PrgI family protein — protein MPYVTIPKDLSRIKNKLVFNLTKRQLISFSLAGGIGIPFYLFSRSVIGGDVAAFLMIALMLPFMAFGVYEKDGQPLEKILYHMIHARFLLPRIRVYQTDNLYSALERQAKIDKEVMEIVYHKQKRKSERKK, from the coding sequence ATGCCGTATGTAACAATTCCAAAGGATTTATCCCGCATAAAGAATAAATTGGTTTTTAATCTGACCAAGAGACAGCTAATCAGCTTTTCTCTTGCGGGAGGAATCGGAATTCCCTTTTATCTTTTCAGCAGGTCTGTTATCGGAGGTGATGTTGCCGCCTTTCTCATGATTGCTCTGATGCTGCCCTTTATGGCGTTTGGAGTTTATGAAAAAGACGGACAGCCGCTGGAAAAGATTTTGTATCACATGATCCATGCGAGGTTTTTGCTTCCCCGCATTCGGGTTTATCAAACCGATAACCTGTATTCCGCACTGGAAAGACAGGCAAAAATAGACAAGGAGGTGATGGAGATTGTTTACCATAAACAGAAAAGAAAAAGCGAAAGAAAAAAATAA
- a CDS encoding MT-A70 family methyltransferase yields the protein MGKEEYLIPRKFNILYADPPWKYERNKVQGAAENHYSTMSIEQLCALDVEKITDENCTLFLWSTFPFLPEALRLIKAWGFTYKTTAFVWLKQNRKNKDWFFGLGFWTRGNAEICLLATKGKPQRKSAKVSQLIISPIDKHSKKPDIVREKIVELMGDLPRIELFARQTTPGWEVFGNEVKSSVTLSEKEENYAVCNNSKGFIPHKE from the coding sequence ATGGGAAAGGAGGAATACCTGATACCAAGAAAATTCAATATCCTGTATGCGGATCCGCCTTGGAAATATGAAAGAAATAAAGTACAAGGAGCCGCAGAAAATCACTATTCCACCATGAGCATAGAGCAGCTTTGTGCTCTTGATGTGGAGAAAATCACAGATGAAAACTGCACACTATTTCTATGGTCAACCTTTCCGTTTCTTCCCGAAGCCCTGCGTCTTATCAAAGCGTGGGGCTTTACGTATAAGACAACAGCCTTTGTCTGGCTGAAACAGAACAGGAAGAATAAGGACTGGTTTTTCGGGCTCGGCTTTTGGACAAGAGGAAACGCTGAAATTTGCTTACTTGCAACGAAAGGAAAACCGCAGAGAAAAAGTGCAAAGGTTTCTCAGCTCATCATTTCACCGATTGATAAGCACAGCAAAAAACCGGATATTGTCCGGGAAAAAATTGTAGAACTTATGGGGGATCTACCCCGCATTGAGCTTTTTGCAAGACAAACGACACCCGGTTGGGAGGTTTTCGGAAACGAGGTGAAAAGCTCTGTAACACTCTCAGAAAAGGAGGAAAATTATGCCGTATGTAACAATTCCAAAGGATTTATCCCGCATAAAGAATAA
- a CDS encoding VirB6/TrbL-like conjugal transfer protein, CD1112 family: MDYIIDQFNQWIKDFLIGCITNNLSGLFDTVNTKVGEIAVEVGKTPSGWNGGVLSMIHSVSDTVIIPIAGMILAFVLTYELIQMLIDRNNLHEVDSWIFFKWIFKSFVAIYLVTHTFEMVMAVFDVAQHVVSGSQGVISSQTSIDIASAISDLETTLQGMDIGELFGLCMETLLIRFTMNIMSWCVFIIIYGRMIEIFLYCSLGPIPLATMANRDWGQMGQNYLRALFALGFQGFFILICVGIYAVMVKAITTSADIHAAVWAVAGYTVLLCFSLFKTASLSKSIFNAH; this comes from the coding sequence ATGGATTATATCATCGACCAGTTCAATCAGTGGATCAAGGATTTTTTGATTGGCTGTATCACCAATAACCTTTCCGGACTGTTTGATACAGTGAATACAAAGGTCGGTGAGATTGCGGTAGAAGTCGGAAAGACGCCGTCGGGCTGGAACGGCGGCGTTTTATCCATGATTCACTCTGTTTCGGATACCGTGATTATTCCCATTGCAGGAATGATCCTCGCCTTTGTATTAACCTATGAACTGATCCAAATGCTGATTGACAGAAACAACCTCCATGAAGTGGACAGCTGGATATTCTTCAAATGGATATTCAAGTCCTTCGTGGCAATTTATCTTGTAACGCACACCTTTGAAATGGTTATGGCAGTCTTTGATGTAGCACAGCATGTGGTGAGCGGAAGCCAAGGAGTAATCAGCTCACAGACGAGTATTGACATTGCCTCAGCCATTTCGGATTTGGAAACAACGCTCCAAGGAATGGACATTGGAGAATTGTTCGGACTTTGTATGGAGACGCTTCTCATTCGATTTACGATGAACATTATGAGTTGGTGCGTTTTTATCATCATCTACGGCCGTATGATAGAGATCTTTTTATATTGCTCTCTCGGTCCTATTCCTCTTGCCACCATGGCGAACAGGGACTGGGGACAAATGGGGCAAAACTATCTTCGTGCCTTATTCGCACTTGGCTTTCAAGGTTTCTTCATACTGATTTGTGTAGGAATTTATGCGGTAATGGTAAAAGCGATTACGACATCGGCGGATATTCATGCTGCGGTATGGGCGGTAGCAGGCTACACGGTGCTTTTATGTTTCAGTCTGTTTAAGACCGCCTCACTCAGTAAGTCCATCTTTAACGCCCATTAA
- a CDS encoding Maff2 family mobile element protein — translation MAFFNQAISTLSVLVIAIGAGLGVWGAVNLLEGYGSDNPGAKSQGIKQLMSGGGIILIGVKLIPMLSGLFS, via the coding sequence ATGGCATTTTTCAATCAGGCAATCAGTACACTATCCGTTCTTGTTATCGCTATCGGTGCAGGACTTGGCGTATGGGGAGCGGTCAATCTCCTCGAAGGATACGGATCCGACAATCCCGGCGCAAAAAGTCAGGGAATTAAACAACTGATGAGCGGAGGGGGAATTATCCTCATCGGTGTCAAACTCATTCCAATGCTTTCCGGACTGTTTAGTTAA
- a CDS encoding VirD4-like conjugal transfer protein, CD1115 family, protein MKQNLKKYLPQGVLYLSLLYLFMRLGEGYRLSKGGDFIDKSISGVFALGTISTNPIPSFHPFDFLFGLIGTFGIAMFVHFKRKNAKTYRHKEEYGSARFGKEADIKPFVDPKFENNMILTATEKLTMNPRPKNPKFARNKNALIVGGSGSGKTRFWFTPNLLQMHSSYVVTDPKAGILADCGNALLKNNYRLKVFNTINFKKSMHYNPFAYLHSEQDILKLVNVLISNTKGDGKSSDEFWNKAETLLYCALIGYIHYEAPKEEQNMNTLVELIASMEVREDDETFKNPVDYMFEALEAIDPEHFAVRQYRKFKLAAGKTLKSILISCGARLAVFDIAEVREIMSYDELELDTLGDEKTALFFIISDTDSSLNFLIAMAFTQMFDLLCKKADDHYGGRLPVHVRCLWDEAANTGQVPQLEKICSVIRSREISMCLGLQAQSQLKALYKENAETIIGNMDSRIFLGGAESSTLKEWSAMLGKQSIDTYNTNDTRGTSRSYGVNYQKLGRELLTPDELMAMDGAKCILQLRGVRPFFSDKYDLKKHPRYKLTADYDKRNTFDIEKFLSTRLQIKKNEVFQVYEFSENEL, encoded by the coding sequence ATGAAACAAAACCTAAAAAAATATCTTCCTCAAGGAGTTCTCTATCTTTCCCTGCTCTATCTGTTTATGCGATTGGGGGAAGGATACCGCCTTTCCAAAGGAGGAGATTTCATTGATAAAAGCATTAGCGGTGTATTCGCTCTTGGAACAATCAGCACAAATCCAATCCCGAGCTTTCATCCTTTTGATTTCTTATTTGGGCTCATCGGAACGTTTGGAATAGCGATGTTCGTCCATTTTAAGAGAAAAAACGCAAAGACCTATCGCCATAAGGAAGAATACGGATCGGCACGTTTTGGAAAGGAGGCGGACATCAAACCCTTTGTCGATCCGAAATTCGAGAACAATATGATTCTTACGGCAACGGAGAAGTTAACCATGAATCCAAGACCTAAAAATCCCAAGTTTGCAAGAAATAAAAATGCGCTCATCGTAGGAGGTTCCGGAAGCGGAAAGACTCGTTTCTGGTTTACACCCAACCTCTTACAAATGCACAGCTCTTATGTAGTTACGGATCCGAAAGCGGGAATTCTTGCCGATTGCGGGAATGCCTTATTAAAAAACAACTATCGCTTAAAGGTGTTTAATACGATCAACTTTAAAAAAAGTATGCACTATAATCCTTTTGCCTATCTTCACAGTGAGCAGGATATTTTGAAGCTGGTAAATGTTCTGATTTCAAATACCAAAGGAGATGGAAAAAGCAGTGACGAATTTTGGAACAAAGCTGAAACGCTCCTGTACTGTGCACTGATCGGATACATTCACTACGAGGCACCAAAGGAAGAACAGAATATGAATACCCTTGTCGAACTGATCGCTTCCATGGAAGTACGGGAGGATGACGAAACATTCAAAAATCCGGTGGATTATATGTTTGAAGCCTTAGAGGCAATCGATCCGGAACATTTTGCCGTAAGACAGTATCGAAAATTTAAACTGGCGGCCGGCAAGACCTTAAAATCGATCTTAATATCCTGCGGTGCCAGACTTGCCGTCTTTGATATTGCGGAAGTAAGAGAAATCATGAGCTATGACGAACTGGAGCTTGACACGCTCGGCGATGAAAAAACGGCACTGTTTTTCATTATATCCGATACGGACAGCAGCTTGAATTTCCTGATTGCTATGGCGTTTACTCAAATGTTCGACCTGCTTTGTAAGAAAGCGGACGATCACTATGGCGGCAGGCTTCCCGTTCATGTCCGCTGCCTTTGGGATGAGGCGGCAAACACCGGACAAGTTCCGCAACTTGAAAAAATCTGCTCGGTAATCCGCTCCAGAGAAATCTCCATGTGTCTCGGATTACAGGCACAAAGCCAGTTAAAAGCCTTGTATAAGGAAAATGCGGAAACCATCATCGGAAACATGGACAGCCGGATCTTTCTTGGAGGAGCGGAAAGTTCCACCCTAAAGGAATGGAGCGCCATGCTTGGAAAACAGAGCATTGACACATATAACACAAATGATACCAGAGGGACGAGCAGAAGCTATGGCGTAAATTATCAAAAACTTGGGAGAGAACTTCTTACCCCGGATGAACTGATGGCGATGGACGGTGCAAAATGTATCTTACAGCTTAGAGGGGTGCGTCCTTTCTTCTCAGACAAGTATGACCTAAAAAAACACCCACGCTATAAGTTGACCGCCGATTACGACAAAAGAAATACCTTTGATATTGAAAAGTTTTTAAGTACCCGGCTCCAGATAAAGAAAAATGAAGTGTTTCAAGTGTATGAATTCTCGGAAAATGAGTTGTAA
- a CDS encoding PcfB family protein yields the protein MQEEVNERVVLVIKGGVTLSARALAKAMRKVLELRKNKNFPSHQKTGKQNIKQLIGQNAGVSNIELTNSNIKSFDRTARKYGIDYAVKKDRLSTPPKYLVFFKSRDADAMAAAFTEFSKRTLRKEKQRQSVKKTLEAFKKLIKEKGLDKVKELVKGERER from the coding sequence ATGCAGGAAGAAGTAAATGAGAGAGTCGTGCTTGTCATCAAGGGAGGCGTAACGCTCAGTGCAAGGGCTCTTGCAAAGGCTATGAGAAAGGTGCTGGAACTGAGAAAAAACAAAAATTTTCCGTCTCATCAGAAAACGGGAAAACAAAACATAAAGCAACTGATCGGACAAAATGCAGGAGTTTCAAACATCGAGCTTACAAACAGCAATATCAAGTCCTTTGACAGAACGGCAAGAAAATACGGCATAGACTATGCGGTGAAAAAGGATCGGCTTTCCACACCGCCGAAATATCTCGTGTTTTTCAAATCAAGAGATGCCGATGCAATGGCGGCCGCTTTTACAGAGTTTTCAAAAAGGACCCTCAGAAAAGAAAAACAGAGACAGTCGGTTAAAAAGACATTGGAAGCATTTAAAAAACTGATCAAAGAAAAAGGATTGGATAAAGTCAAAGAACTGGTAAAGGGGGAACGGGAACGATGA